In Nonomuraea sp. NBC_00507, the following are encoded in one genomic region:
- a CDS encoding tyrosine-type recombinase/integrase codes for MSLPAVPDLAAPPVEPARDPYHVYLDSLTSLESRRTMRGCLDRLARLLTGDTAATGAGQPWHLLRYEHTVRIRTMLTDQGWSAAYVNKHLVALRRVLKEAWRLGQTSAEDFARASDLAPVRQSRLPTGHHVPPEVVGAALSACDDSPAGVRDAALIAVLYSTGCRRAELGGLALADYDPGARSLRVRGKRDKERLVYLTTDAIGLVERWLAVRGAMPGALFSPISTAGRVRERDGRPVGLTGQGIADILARRLGAAGAARRTAHDFRRTFIGELLDAGVDLATAQALVGHSSPATTARYDRRPERTRRDAVDRLRLPTARPLA; via the coding sequence GTGAGCCTGCCTGCCGTCCCTGATCTGGCGGCGCCGCCGGTCGAGCCGGCGCGCGACCCCTACCACGTCTACCTCGACTCGCTGACCAGCCTGGAGTCGCGCCGCACCATGCGCGGCTGCCTCGACCGGCTGGCCCGCCTGCTCACCGGCGACACCGCCGCCACGGGCGCGGGGCAGCCGTGGCATCTGCTGCGCTACGAGCACACGGTGCGCATCCGTACGATGCTCACCGATCAGGGGTGGTCGGCGGCGTACGTCAACAAGCACCTGGTGGCGCTGCGCCGGGTGCTGAAGGAGGCGTGGCGGCTGGGGCAGACCAGCGCCGAGGACTTCGCCCGCGCCTCCGACCTGGCTCCGGTACGGCAGAGCCGGCTGCCGACCGGGCACCACGTGCCGCCGGAGGTGGTCGGCGCGGCCCTGTCCGCGTGCGACGACTCGCCCGCCGGGGTGCGGGACGCGGCGCTGATCGCCGTGCTGTACTCCACCGGATGCCGGCGGGCCGAGCTGGGCGGGCTCGCGCTGGCCGACTACGATCCGGGGGCGCGGTCGCTGCGGGTGCGCGGCAAGCGGGACAAGGAGCGCCTGGTCTACCTGACGACCGACGCGATCGGGCTGGTCGAGCGGTGGCTGGCAGTCCGCGGGGCCATGCCGGGGGCGTTGTTCAGCCCGATCAGCACGGCAGGACGCGTGCGGGAGCGCGACGGCCGTCCGGTGGGCCTGACCGGGCAGGGCATCGCCGACATCCTGGCGCGGCGGCTGGGGGCGGCGGGGGCGGCGCGGCGTACGGCGCACGACTTCCGCCGCACGTTCATCGGCGAGCTGCTGGACGCGGGGGTGGACCTGGCCACGGCCCAGGCCCTGGTCGGCCATTCATCCCCGGCCACCACGGCCCGCTACGACCGCCGCCCCGAACGCACCCGCCGCGACGCCGTCGACCGCCTCCGCCTCCCCACCGCCCGCCCCCTCGCCTGA
- a CDS encoding YciI family protein, which produces MRYVLLMYGDETDGSGPAEQQYAAHGAFIELLKSRGAYLHGEELSGPGRAVSLRKKAGEVLRTDGPFVETTEQVGGFYLIEARDLDEAIELAKQCPERIVEVRPVAEYTG; this is translated from the coding sequence ATGAGGTATGTCCTGCTCATGTACGGCGACGAGACCGACGGGTCGGGCCCGGCCGAGCAGCAGTACGCCGCCCACGGCGCCTTCATCGAGCTGCTCAAGTCGCGTGGCGCCTACCTCCACGGGGAGGAGCTGTCCGGGCCGGGCCGGGCGGTCAGCCTGCGTAAGAAGGCCGGCGAGGTGCTGCGCACGGATGGGCCGTTCGTCGAGACGACCGAACAGGTGGGCGGCTTCTACCTGATCGAGGCCCGTGACCTCGACGAGGCGATCGAGCTGGCCAAGCAGTGCCCGGAGCGGATCGTCGAGGTGCGGCCGGTGGCCGAGTACACAGGATGA
- a CDS encoding efflux RND transporter periplasmic adaptor subunit: MSKGLLLGGGAVLAVAATWTAVAVLSDAGTGAAAPTASPVPATAEITRQDLVETKTVSGSLTYAGERQLASGASGTVTWVAGQGTVVRRGRPLLKVDRRPLVLMYGKLPLYRTLQRGMSDGPDVEQLERNLKALGYGDYLTVDDHFSYATAQAVKEWQEDRGLAETGQVDAAQVVFQPAAVRVTEAKAEVGAKTAPGQQVLTVSGIRRLVHVDLDTGDQSLARKGAKVGVTLPGGEQASGTITSVGTVAETSGQDQDASTTIDVDITLATTPKTKLDQAPVEVEMQSERHANVLAVPVEALLALREGGFGVEVVEGPATRIVAVETGAFGGGMVEIDGEGLAEGMKVGVPAS; encoded by the coding sequence GTGAGCAAGGGCCTCCTGCTGGGTGGCGGCGCCGTCCTGGCGGTCGCCGCCACGTGGACCGCGGTGGCGGTCTTGAGCGACGCCGGCACCGGCGCGGCCGCGCCGACCGCGTCCCCGGTGCCGGCGACCGCCGAGATCACCAGGCAGGACCTGGTGGAGACCAAGACCGTGAGCGGCTCGCTCACGTACGCGGGCGAGCGGCAGCTCGCCTCCGGCGCCTCCGGCACCGTGACGTGGGTCGCGGGCCAGGGCACGGTGGTCCGCCGTGGCCGCCCGCTGCTCAAGGTCGACCGCAGGCCCCTGGTGCTGATGTACGGCAAGCTGCCCCTGTACCGGACCCTGCAGCGCGGCATGTCCGACGGCCCCGACGTGGAGCAGCTCGAACGCAACCTCAAAGCGCTCGGCTACGGCGACTACCTGACGGTGGACGACCACTTCAGCTACGCCACCGCGCAGGCCGTCAAGGAGTGGCAGGAGGATCGCGGGCTGGCCGAGACCGGGCAGGTGGACGCCGCCCAGGTCGTGTTCCAGCCCGCCGCCGTCCGCGTCACCGAGGCCAAGGCCGAGGTCGGCGCCAAGACGGCGCCGGGGCAGCAGGTGCTCACCGTCAGCGGCATCCGCCGGCTCGTCCACGTCGACCTCGACACCGGCGATCAATCGCTGGCCCGCAAGGGCGCCAAGGTCGGCGTGACGCTGCCCGGCGGCGAGCAGGCGAGCGGCACGATCACGTCGGTCGGCACGGTCGCCGAGACCTCCGGCCAGGACCAGGACGCGAGCACGACCATCGACGTCGACATCACGCTGGCCACCACGCCGAAGACCAAGCTGGACCAGGCGCCGGTCGAGGTGGAGATGCAGAGCGAGCGGCACGCGAACGTGCTGGCCGTGCCCGTGGAGGCGCTGCTGGCGCTGCGCGAGGGCGGGTTCGGCGTCGAGGTCGTCGAGGGGCCGGCCACCAGGATCGTGGCGGTGGAGACCGGGGCGTTCGGCGGCGGGATGGTGGAGATCGACGGCGAAGGGCTGGCCGAGGGCATGAAGGTCGGGGTGCCCGCCTCATGA
- a CDS encoding lysophospholipid acyltransferase family protein, with translation MADRPINQESLLLYQVVKFAAAPLAHAMCRPHISGAAHVPRSGPAILAANHLSMLDSFLLPALLPRHVTFTAKNEYFSGNPVSGFFMKLGGSLPIDRESAHAAQTMLDEAAALLERGELFGIHPEGTRSPDGRLYRGKVGVAWLALKTGAPVLPVALSGTEKVLPVGASVPRPAKIGITIGEPLRFTGDHTKAQDRRRVTDEIMAAIQKLSGQEYVPVYAASVKASNGSS, from the coding sequence GTGGCCGACCGCCCGATCAACCAGGAGAGCCTGTTGCTGTACCAAGTGGTCAAGTTCGCCGCTGCACCACTCGCCCACGCGATGTGCCGGCCGCATATCTCCGGTGCGGCGCACGTGCCGAGGAGCGGGCCCGCGATCCTGGCCGCCAACCACCTGTCGATGCTGGATTCGTTCCTGCTGCCCGCGCTGCTGCCGCGGCACGTGACGTTCACCGCGAAGAACGAATACTTCTCCGGCAACCCTGTCTCCGGGTTCTTCATGAAGCTCGGCGGCAGCCTGCCGATCGACCGCGAGAGCGCCCACGCCGCGCAGACCATGCTCGACGAGGCCGCCGCGCTGCTGGAGCGCGGCGAGCTGTTCGGCATCCACCCCGAGGGCACCCGATCCCCCGACGGCCGGCTCTACCGGGGCAAGGTCGGGGTGGCGTGGCTGGCGCTCAAGACGGGCGCGCCGGTGTTGCCGGTGGCGCTCAGCGGCACCGAGAAGGTGCTGCCGGTCGGCGCCTCGGTGCCGCGGCCGGCCAAGATCGGCATCACCATCGGCGAGCCGCTGCGTTTCACCGGCGACCACACCAAGGCCCAGGACCGGCGCAGGGTCACCGACGAGATCATGGCCGCGATCCAGAAGCTGTCCGGGCAGGAGTACGTCCCGGTTTATGCTGCCAGCGTCAAGGCATCCAACGGGTCGAGCTAG
- a CDS encoding YciI family protein, translating into MKYVLFVAGDERPWAEAGPEERKRIYEKWGEFDRLLRERGAGLYGNELAHSSTATTIRKDGDRILITDGPYAETVEQISGYMVVEAADLDQAIELATAMPSDVEIRPVPEEAS; encoded by the coding sequence ATGAAGTACGTGCTGTTCGTCGCGGGAGACGAACGCCCCTGGGCCGAGGCCGGGCCGGAAGAGCGCAAGCGCATCTACGAGAAGTGGGGCGAGTTCGACCGGCTCCTGAGGGAGCGGGGCGCCGGGTTGTACGGCAACGAGCTGGCCCACTCCTCGACCGCCACCACGATCAGGAAGGACGGCGACCGAATCCTGATCACCGACGGCCCTTACGCCGAGACCGTCGAGCAGATCTCGGGCTACATGGTGGTCGAGGCCGCGGACCTGGACCAGGCGATCGAGCTGGCCACCGCGATGCCGTCCGACGTCGAGATCCGCCCCGTTCCTGAGGAGGCGTCATGA
- a CDS encoding sensor histidine kinase: MISWWRSRRLRLRLTLLYGGLFILAGSILLWLTYLILAEALEQQFVMGAAKIVNPPPDVIVRRPAVEEVRFVGDIENRADNVLSQMVHSSVLVMILVGVVALVLGYVVADRALRPLERVTETAQRLSESTLHERIGLGGPPDEVRRLADTFDAMLGRLHRVFDAQRRFIANASHELRTPLAINRTVLEVSLEEPAASEDLKALARALLGTNARYERLIEGLLLLAQSEQELTVRRPVDLEQVVRAVLEQIDLQSRKRPVTLHQDLRPVLVEGDPLFLERCLFNLLENATKYNVRDGEIWLALRREGDSAVITVENTGPPVPPYEVDDLFEPFSRMQGDRVRSYKGAGLGLSIVRAIVAAHGGEVEAVARRDGGLRVTVTLPCETP; encoded by the coding sequence GTGATCTCCTGGTGGCGCAGCAGGCGCTTGCGGCTGCGGCTGACGCTGCTGTACGGCGGGCTGTTCATCCTGGCCGGCTCGATCCTGCTCTGGCTCACCTACCTGATCCTCGCCGAGGCGTTGGAGCAGCAGTTCGTCATGGGGGCCGCCAAGATCGTGAACCCGCCTCCGGACGTGATCGTGCGGCGCCCGGCGGTGGAGGAGGTCCGGTTCGTCGGCGACATCGAGAACCGGGCCGACAACGTGCTCAGCCAGATGGTGCACTCGTCCGTGCTGGTGATGATCCTGGTCGGCGTGGTCGCGCTGGTGCTCGGTTACGTGGTCGCCGACCGGGCGCTGCGGCCGCTGGAACGGGTGACCGAGACCGCGCAGCGGCTGTCGGAGAGCACGCTGCACGAGCGCATCGGGCTCGGGGGCCCGCCGGACGAGGTCAGGCGGCTGGCCGACACGTTCGATGCGATGCTGGGCCGGCTGCACCGCGTGTTCGACGCGCAGCGCCGCTTCATCGCCAACGCCTCCCACGAGCTGCGCACGCCGCTGGCGATCAACCGTACGGTGCTGGAGGTGTCGCTGGAGGAGCCGGCCGCCTCGGAGGACCTCAAGGCGCTGGCCAGGGCGTTGCTGGGCACGAACGCCCGCTACGAGCGGCTCATCGAGGGTTTGCTGCTGCTCGCGCAGTCGGAGCAGGAGCTGACCGTGCGCCGGCCGGTGGACCTGGAGCAGGTCGTGCGGGCGGTGCTGGAGCAGATCGACCTGCAGTCCCGCAAGCGGCCCGTCACGCTGCACCAGGACCTGCGGCCCGTGCTCGTCGAGGGGGACCCGCTCTTCCTGGAGCGGTGCCTGTTCAACCTCCTGGAGAACGCCACGAAGTACAACGTGCGCGACGGAGAGATCTGGCTCGCGCTGCGGCGGGAGGGCGACTCCGCGGTGATCACGGTGGAGAACACCGGGCCGCCGGTGCCGCCGTATGAGGTGGACGACCTGTTCGAGCCGTTCAGCCGGATGCAGGGGGATCGGGTGCGCTCGTACAAGGGAGCCGGGCTGGGGTTGTCGATCGTCCGGGCCATCGTGGCGGCGCACGGCGGCGAGGTCGAGGCGGTGGCGCGCCGGGACGGCGGGCTGCGGGTCACCGTGACGCTGCCGTGCGAGACGCCCTGA
- a CDS encoding RNA polymerase sigma factor, which yields MNAVEQAYRRQWARLLALLTAELRDLDLAEEALQDAFTAAVSAWPPVPDNPPAWLLTTARRRAVDRLRRAEVAARKLPLLIVEEGPAPPDDRLRLIFTCCHPALSMEARVALTLRCVGGLTTRQIARMFLVSETTMAARLTRAKKKISHAGIPYRVPSEAELAERRDGVLAVIYLIFTEGYAATEGERLIRDEPAAEAIAVARMLAELMPADTEVRALLALMLLHHARRDARVDADGRLVRLPDQDRSRWRQDEIAEGLAVLTPGPPGPYLLQAAIAAEHAAAARPQDTDWIEIAELYELLELLTGSAVVRLNRAVAVAEAYGPERGLDLLAGLDDALPRHHLLPATRADLLTRLGRMEEAVAEYGRALDLVGTTPEREFLRSRRATAQEALGR from the coding sequence ATGAACGCGGTCGAGCAGGCGTACCGGCGGCAATGGGCGCGCCTGCTCGCCCTGCTCACCGCCGAGCTGCGCGATCTGGACCTGGCCGAGGAGGCGTTGCAGGACGCGTTCACCGCGGCGGTCTCGGCGTGGCCGCCGGTGCCGGACAATCCGCCGGCGTGGCTGCTCACGACGGCGCGCCGGCGGGCGGTGGACCGGTTGCGGCGGGCGGAGGTGGCGGCGCGCAAGCTGCCGCTGCTGATCGTCGAGGAGGGGCCGGCGCCGCCGGACGACCGGCTGCGGCTGATCTTCACGTGCTGCCATCCCGCGCTGTCGATGGAGGCCAGAGTGGCGCTGACGCTGCGCTGCGTCGGCGGTCTCACGACGCGGCAGATCGCCCGCATGTTCCTGGTCAGCGAGACGACCATGGCGGCCAGACTGACCCGCGCCAAGAAGAAGATCAGCCACGCGGGCATCCCGTACCGGGTGCCGTCGGAAGCGGAGCTGGCCGAGCGCCGCGACGGGGTGCTGGCGGTCATCTACCTGATCTTCACGGAGGGGTACGCGGCGACCGAGGGCGAGCGGCTGATCCGCGACGAGCCGGCCGCCGAGGCCATCGCCGTGGCCCGGATGCTGGCCGAGCTGATGCCCGCCGACACCGAGGTACGCGCCCTGCTGGCGCTGATGCTGCTGCACCACGCCCGCAGGGACGCCCGCGTGGACGCCGACGGCCGGCTCGTCCGGCTGCCCGATCAGGACCGTTCGCGGTGGCGGCAGGACGAGATCGCCGAGGGCCTGGCGGTCCTGACCCCCGGCCCGCCCGGCCCTTACCTGCTGCAGGCCGCCATCGCCGCCGAGCACGCGGCGGCCGCCCGCCCGCAGGACACGGACTGGATCGAGATCGCCGAGCTGTACGAGCTGCTGGAGCTGCTGACGGGCTCGGCCGTGGTGCGGCTGAACCGGGCCGTCGCCGTGGCGGAGGCGTACGGGCCCGAGCGCGGCCTCGACCTGCTCGCCGGCCTGGACGACGCGTTGCCCCGGCACCACCTCCTGCCCGCGACCCGCGCCGACCTGCTGACCCGCCTGGGCCGCATGGAGGAGGCGGTGGCGGAGTACGGCCGGGCGCTGGACCTGGTGGGGACCACGCCGGAGCGCGAGTTCCTGCGCTCGCGGCGGGCCACGGCCCAGGAGGCACTCGGCCGGTGA
- a CDS encoding ABC transporter permease → MRRRDGRPATGERLAPGRLSPGDVLRVGAAGLRARPTRVILSALGIAIGIATMIAVIGISSSSREQLLRQLDRLGTNLLTVTPGRTMFGEDAKLPTTALAMVQRIGPVRTAAATGSVEASVRRTNHIPESVTGGISVQAASTGLLTTLEGAVVKGTWLNDATAGQPAVVLGAAAAERLGLARTGVQVWMGGRWFTVIGILGPMPLAPEIERSALVGFPAAEELLGFDGYPTTIYERSSDESVESVRAVLPRTVNPSNPEEVSVSRPSDALEAKAAAAGAFTNLLLGLGAVALLVGGVGVANTMVISVLERRKEIGLRRSLGATRGQVRLQFLSESLLLSALGGVVGAMLGALATAGYAVSRDWPPVVPPWAIGGAIAATLLIGTAAGIYPAMRAARLSPTVALATT, encoded by the coding sequence ATGAGGCGCCGCGACGGGCGGCCGGCAACGGGCGAACGGCTCGCCCCCGGGCGGCTCAGCCCCGGTGACGTGCTGCGGGTCGGCGCGGCCGGGCTGCGCGCCCGTCCCACCCGGGTGATCCTGTCCGCGCTCGGCATCGCCATCGGCATCGCCACCATGATCGCCGTGATCGGGATCTCCTCGTCCTCCCGCGAGCAGCTCCTGCGCCAGCTCGACCGGCTCGGCACCAACCTGCTGACCGTCACCCCGGGCCGGACCATGTTCGGCGAGGACGCCAAACTCCCCACCACTGCGCTGGCCATGGTCCAGCGCATCGGCCCGGTCCGCACGGCGGCCGCCACGGGCAGCGTGGAGGCCAGCGTACGGCGCACCAACCACATCCCCGAGTCGGTCACCGGCGGCATCTCCGTCCAGGCGGCCAGCACCGGCCTGCTGACCACGCTGGAGGGCGCCGTGGTGAAGGGCACCTGGCTGAACGACGCCACCGCCGGACAGCCGGCCGTCGTGCTCGGCGCCGCGGCGGCCGAGCGGCTCGGGCTGGCCAGGACCGGTGTCCAGGTGTGGATGGGCGGGCGCTGGTTCACCGTGATCGGGATACTCGGACCGATGCCGCTCGCGCCGGAGATCGAACGCTCGGCCCTCGTCGGGTTCCCGGCCGCCGAGGAACTGCTCGGGTTCGACGGCTACCCGACGACCATCTACGAACGTTCCTCCGACGAGTCCGTGGAGTCGGTGCGGGCGGTGCTGCCGCGGACGGTCAACCCGTCGAACCCCGAGGAGGTCTCGGTCAGCAGGCCGTCCGACGCGCTGGAGGCCAAGGCCGCCGCCGCGGGCGCGTTCACGAACCTGCTCCTGGGGCTGGGCGCGGTCGCGCTGCTCGTGGGCGGGGTGGGCGTGGCCAACACCATGGTCATCTCGGTGCTGGAACGCCGCAAGGAGATCGGCCTGCGCCGCTCGCTCGGCGCCACCCGGGGCCAGGTGCGGCTGCAGTTCCTGTCGGAGTCGCTGCTGCTGTCGGCGCTCGGCGGGGTGGTGGGCGCGATGCTCGGCGCGCTGGCCACCGCGGGGTACGCCGTGTCGCGGGACTGGCCGCCGGTGGTGCCGCCGTGGGCGATCGGCGGCGCGATCGCGGCGACCCTGCTCATCGGGACGGCCGCGGGCATCTACCCGGCCATGCGGGCGGCCCGCCTGTCGCCCACGGTCGCCCTGGCCACGACCTGA
- a CDS encoding ABC transporter ATP-binding protein yields MTAIVELAGVTKTYPGDVHALRGVDLTIARGELLAIIGPSGSGKSTMLHMIGTLDRPTTGTVRVAGHDVAALSDRELSALRSRHMGFVFQQFHLAPGVSALDNVADGLLYTGTNRRARRERAAAALERVGLGHRLRHTPSELSGGEQQRVAVARAVAGDPPLLLADEPTGNLDSRAGADVLSVLAGLHESGTTIAVITHDAEIAGWCHRQVRLRDGLVVDGHDHDDRGPVELLKGTGR; encoded by the coding sequence ATGACCGCCATCGTGGAACTGGCCGGCGTGACCAAGACCTACCCCGGCGACGTGCACGCGCTGCGCGGGGTGGACCTGACCATCGCCCGTGGTGAGCTGCTCGCCATCATCGGGCCGTCCGGGTCTGGCAAATCGACCATGCTGCACATGATCGGCACGCTCGACCGGCCCACCACCGGCACCGTACGCGTCGCCGGCCACGACGTCGCCGCCCTGTCCGACCGCGAGCTGTCCGCCCTCCGCTCGCGTCACATGGGCTTCGTCTTCCAGCAGTTCCATCTGGCGCCCGGCGTCAGCGCTCTGGACAACGTGGCCGACGGCCTGCTCTACACCGGCACGAACCGGCGCGCCCGCCGCGAGCGCGCAGCCGCGGCGCTGGAACGCGTCGGGCTCGGCCACCGGCTGCGGCACACACCGTCGGAGTTGTCCGGAGGCGAGCAGCAGCGGGTGGCGGTCGCCCGCGCGGTGGCCGGGGACCCGCCGCTGCTGCTGGCCGACGAGCCCACCGGCAACCTGGACTCGAGGGCCGGCGCCGACGTGCTGTCCGTCCTGGCCGGCCTGCACGAGTCCGGCACCACGATCGCCGTCATCACCCACGACGCCGAGATCGCCGGCTGGTGCCACCGCCAGGTGCGCCTGCGCGACGGCCTGGTCGTCGACGGCCACGACCACGACGACCGGGGACCGGTCGAGCTGCTGAAGGGAACCGGGCGATGA
- a CDS encoding penicillin-binding transpeptidase domain-containing protein: MSSAAVLAVGAAAGGAYYVLHTRGTPAETAQRFAAAWQAGDWPAMGKELATAQQLGGYDQQRTALSVERTSIRLGKVTEGDDMARVPYTATLTLKNIGDWSYDGHIDLVVADRTWKVDWKPAALHPSMAAGATFGIKTRWQQRAEITDADGGRIDDGTVGGSVQQLVGYLDKATKKDVAKLGSAYKVGQAVGRGGLQETFQKRLAGTPATDIQLGGKTLKTIEGAAGEPLQTTLDPHVQAAAVGAVKDMDKPTSMVAIRPSSGEILAVVNNQGGFNRALDGRYPPGSTFKAVTAIGLLTAGVSPQDTVTCPMYATVGGLKIRNSDKEEFGSLSFLDSFAHSCNTTFAPLAQSKLGADKLLDVAEGVGFNQPLNIGVPATKASFPRAESDAELAAEAFGQARITASPLSMASVAAAIADGTWRPPTLVPSLKQKTTERELPGGVKEQLHAMMAAVVTKGTAKSAGLPAGTHGKTGTAEYGTGEKLDSHAWFVGFKGDVAFAVVVEGGGGGGKVAAPVAAAFLKGL; encoded by the coding sequence GTGTCCAGCGCCGCCGTGCTCGCGGTGGGCGCCGCGGCCGGTGGCGCCTACTACGTGTTGCACACCCGGGGCACCCCGGCGGAGACCGCGCAGCGCTTCGCCGCCGCGTGGCAGGCCGGCGACTGGCCCGCCATGGGCAAGGAGCTGGCCACGGCGCAGCAGCTGGGCGGCTATGACCAGCAGCGCACGGCGCTGTCGGTGGAGCGGACCTCGATCCGGCTGGGCAAGGTCACCGAAGGCGACGACATGGCGCGCGTCCCCTACACCGCGACCCTGACCTTGAAGAACATCGGCGACTGGTCCTACGACGGCCACATCGACCTGGTCGTGGCCGACCGCACCTGGAAGGTCGACTGGAAACCGGCGGCCCTGCACCCGTCGATGGCGGCCGGGGCGACCTTCGGCATCAAGACGCGCTGGCAGCAGCGGGCCGAGATCACCGACGCCGACGGCGGCCGCATCGACGACGGCACGGTGGGCGGGTCGGTGCAGCAGCTCGTCGGCTACCTGGACAAGGCCACCAAGAAGGATGTGGCCAAGCTGGGCTCCGCCTACAAGGTGGGGCAGGCGGTCGGCCGGGGCGGGCTGCAGGAGACGTTCCAGAAGCGGCTGGCCGGCACGCCTGCGACCGACATCCAGCTCGGCGGCAAGACACTGAAGACCATCGAGGGCGCAGCCGGCGAGCCGCTGCAGACCACGCTCGACCCGCACGTGCAGGCGGCCGCGGTAGGCGCGGTCAAGGACATGGACAAGCCGACGTCGATGGTGGCGATCAGGCCGTCGAGCGGCGAGATCCTGGCCGTGGTCAACAACCAGGGCGGGTTCAACCGGGCGCTGGACGGCCGCTATCCGCCGGGCTCGACGTTCAAGGCCGTCACCGCGATCGGGCTGCTCACGGCAGGGGTGTCGCCGCAGGACACGGTCACGTGCCCCATGTACGCCACCGTCGGCGGCCTGAAGATCCGCAACTCGGACAAGGAGGAGTTCGGATCGCTGTCGTTCCTGGACTCCTTCGCCCACTCGTGCAACACCACGTTCGCGCCGCTGGCCCAGTCGAAGCTGGGCGCGGACAAGCTGCTCGACGTGGCCGAGGGCGTGGGCTTCAACCAGCCGCTCAACATCGGGGTGCCGGCCACCAAGGCGAGCTTCCCCAGGGCGGAGTCGGACGCCGAGCTGGCGGCGGAGGCGTTCGGGCAGGCCAGGATCACCGCCAGCCCGCTGTCGATGGCCTCGGTGGCCGCCGCCATCGCCGACGGCACCTGGCGGCCGCCGACGCTGGTGCCCTCGCTGAAGCAGAAGACCACCGAGCGGGAGCTGCCCGGCGGGGTGAAGGAGCAGCTGCACGCCATGATGGCGGCCGTCGTCACCAAGGGCACCGCCAAGTCGGCGGGGCTGCCCGCCGGCACGCACGGCAAGACCGGCACGGCCGAATACGGCACCGGGGAGAAGCTCGACAGCCACGCCTGGTTCGTGGGGTTCAAGGGGGATGTGGCGTTCGCGGTGGTCGTGGAGGGCGGCGGCGGGGGCGGCAAGGTGGCCGCCCCCGTGGCGGCGGCTTTCCTCAAGGGGTTGTGA
- a CDS encoding NUDIX hydrolase, whose translation MLSSPMEALRAQITARLAAFDRREVPPAGGIRRAAVTVCVLEDAESVPYTVLIKRAPRGRNAGQWALPGGRLDDGELPVEAALRELAEETGVTGVDVAGLLDDFVTDSGFVITPVVAFGGRQEPVADPREVASVHAVPLERFLAPGVPRWEGEQLQMPLGPSIVIHAPTGAILWQFAEVALRGREQRVFDVPQPHWTRT comes from the coding sequence GTGCTGTCGTCGCCCATGGAAGCGCTGCGTGCGCAGATCACCGCCCGGCTGGCCGCCTTCGACCGCCGCGAGGTGCCGCCGGCCGGAGGGATACGCCGGGCCGCCGTCACCGTGTGCGTGCTGGAGGACGCCGAGAGCGTCCCCTACACGGTGCTGATCAAGCGCGCGCCGAGGGGGCGCAACGCCGGGCAGTGGGCACTGCCCGGCGGCCGGCTGGACGACGGTGAGCTGCCGGTCGAGGCGGCGCTGCGGGAGCTGGCCGAGGAGACCGGCGTCACCGGGGTGGACGTGGCCGGGCTGCTCGACGACTTCGTCACCGACTCGGGCTTCGTGATCACGCCGGTGGTGGCGTTCGGTGGCCGGCAGGAGCCGGTGGCCGACCCGCGGGAGGTGGCCTCGGTGCACGCGGTGCCGCTGGAGCGGTTCCTGGCGCCCGGAGTGCCGCGCTGGGAGGGCGAGCAGCTGCAGATGCCGCTGGGACCGTCGATCGTGATCCACGCGCCGACGGGGGCCATCCTCTGGCAGTTCGCCGAAGTGGCGCTGCGGGGCCGCGAGCAGCGGGTCTTCGACGTGCCCCAGCCACACTGGACCAGAACCTGA
- a CDS encoding response regulator transcription factor, with protein MRVLVVEDEERLADAVAHGLRLHAIAVDVAYDGQDALDMAAYVDYDVVVLDRDLPEVHGDDVCRRLRENGGGRVLMLTAAGQIRDKVDGLALGADDYLVKPFAFAELVARIRALARRAPRSSAPPLERAGIRLDPARRTVIRDGRPVSLNRKEFDVLRALLSAGGELVTSGELRKSVWDEYADATTGALRVTITSLRKKLGLPPAIQNVPGKGYRL; from the coding sequence ATGCGGGTGCTTGTCGTCGAGGACGAGGAACGGCTGGCGGACGCGGTCGCGCACGGGCTGAGGCTGCACGCGATCGCCGTGGACGTGGCCTATGACGGGCAGGACGCCCTCGACATGGCCGCGTACGTCGACTACGACGTCGTCGTGCTCGACCGGGACCTGCCCGAGGTGCACGGCGACGACGTGTGCCGGCGGCTGCGCGAGAACGGGGGCGGCCGGGTGCTCATGCTGACCGCGGCGGGCCAGATCCGCGACAAGGTGGACGGGCTGGCGCTGGGCGCGGACGACTATCTGGTCAAGCCGTTCGCGTTCGCCGAGCTGGTGGCCAGGATCAGGGCGCTGGCCCGGCGCGCGCCGCGCTCGTCGGCGCCGCCGCTGGAGCGGGCCGGGATCAGGCTCGACCCGGCCCGCCGTACGGTCATCAGGGACGGGCGGCCGGTGTCGCTGAACCGCAAGGAGTTCGACGTGCTGCGGGCGCTGCTGTCGGCGGGCGGCGAGCTGGTCACCTCCGGCGAGCTGCGCAAGAGCGTGTGGGACGAGTACGCCGACGCCACGACGGGCGCGCTGCGGGTCACGATCACGTCGTTACGCAAGAAGCTCGGCCTGCCCCCGGCCATCCAGAACGTGCCAGGCAAGGGGTACCGCCTGTGA